AGCCTTCGAGGCTCCCACCATGCAAGCGTTTCTGCCAAACCTGGTGTCGAGAGACCGCTTTCCTAAAGCTGTGGCCTGGGCGACTTCCTCCTCCCAGACCGCCGTCATCGTCGGACCCGCTCTTGGGGGCTTCCTCTATGCTGCAAATCCGTCCGTTGCCTATCTTGCAATCGTAGTTCTGTTCGCGGGTGCGAGTCTCGTTACTTCTCGCATTAAGGGGGGACGGGTGAAGAAGGAATCGAGCACAGCCGATCTCAGGTCGGTTTTTGCAGGGATCACTTTCATTCGGGCCAATCCGGCGATCCTGGGGGCAATATCTCTCGATCTCTTCGCGGTTCTCCTTGGGGGTGCAACCGCCCTCTTGCCTGTGTACGCCCGAGACATTCTGTGCGTGGGTCCCTGGGGCCTCGGCTTGCTGCGGTCAGCGCCGGCAGTCGGTGCACTGGCTATGTCGATCAGCCTTGCGCGTCACCCCCTTCAGTCCCGGATCGGCCGCACCATGTTCCTGGCTGTCATCGTTTTTGGAATGGCGACAATCCTCTTCGCGCTATCCACATCACTCATAGTTTCCCTTATAAGCCTGGTCATTCTTGGAGCCGCAGATGTAACCAGTGTCGTTATCCGACAGTTTCTCGTCCAGATTAGAACGCCGGACAACATGCGGGGTAGGGTTGCGGCAGTCAACTCGGTGTTTATCGGTACCTCCAACCAACTGGGTGAATTCGAGT
The nucleotide sequence above comes from Syntrophorhabdaceae bacterium. Encoded proteins:
- a CDS encoding MFS transporter, producing MLRNDPSHPSAVAIHRDNTQLILFLSARVSSVMAYQMLSVAVGWHIYALTGSPFYLGLVGLAQFFPLFLLALIVGHVADRYERRTVGRLCQLFESAGVAVLAAGNLAGWLNAHLILGIVLLIGGARAFEAPTMQAFLPNLVSRDRFPKAVAWATSSSQTAVIVGPALGGFLYAANPSVAYLAIVVLFAGASLVTSRIKGGRVKKESSTADLRSVFAGITFIRANPAILGAISLDLFAVLLGGATALLPVYARDILCVGPWGLGLLRSAPAVGALAMSISLARHPLQSRIGRTMFLAVIVFGMATILFALSTSLIVSLISLVILGAADVTSVVIRQFLVQIRTPDNMRGRVAAVNSVFIGTSNQLGEFESGLTAAWFGVVPAVLIGGIGSIIIALGWMRLFPELLHVDKAQD